A window of Kocuria sp. TGY1127_2 genomic DNA:
GCGATGATGCGCGACCCGATGGCCGCCTGAATCGGAACCTCGAACTGTTGCCTGGGAATGAGTTCCTTGAGCTTTGAGGCCATGGAGACGCCGTAGGAATAGGCCTTGTCCCGGTGAGTAATCGCCGAAAATGCGTCAACACGCTCGCCTTGGAGAAGAATGTCCACCTTCACCAGATCCGATTCCTGCTGACCGTCCAACTTCCAGTCCAGGGAAGCGTAGCCACGGGTCCGAGACTTGAGGTGGTCAAAGAAGTCGAACACAATTTCGGCGAGGGGCAATCGGTAGCGCAGTTCCACACGTTCCTGTGACAGATAGTCCATTCCGCCGATCTGTCCGCGCCTGGATTGACACAATTCCATGATGGCGCCGACGAACTCGCTCGGGGAAATGATCGTGATCGCGACCATGGGCTCCGCGATGGTCTCCAGCTTCCCTTCGGGGAATTCGCTGGGGCTCGTGACACGCAGGTAGGAACCGTCTTCCGCGACGACATCGTAGATGACGTTGGGTGCCGTGGAGATCAGGTCCAGGTTGAACTCTCGTTCCAAGCGTTCCCGAATGATCTCCAGGTGGAGGAGCCCTAGGAACCCGCAGCGGAAGCCGAATCCCAGGGCGGCCGAGGTCTCCGGCTCGTAAACGAGGGCGGCGTCGTTGAGTTTGAGCTTGTCCAGCGCGTCACGGAGTACCGGGTAATCCGATCCGTCGATGGGAAACAGCCCCGAAAAGACCATCGGTTTGGGGTCTTCGTACCCTCCGAGCGATTCTTGTGCGGGTTTCCGGCCGTCCGTGACGGTATCTCCGACGCGCGACTGGCGAACGTCCTTGACGCCCGTGATGAGGTAACCGACCTCTCCGACGCCGAGGCCTTCGGTCGGCTTCGGTTCGGGCGAAATCACGCCAATTTCCAAGAGTTCGTGTTCGGCGCCCGTCGACATCATCGCAATGCGTTGGCGCGGTGCAAGCTTGCCATCGACAACGCGTACGTAGGTGACAACTCCCCTGTATGAGTCGTACACGGAGTCGAAGATCATGGCACGTGCCGGAGCGTCAGGATCACCCTGAGGAGCCGGGATCTCACGGACGATTCTGTCCAGAAGCTCCTCTACGCCTTCTCCGGTTTTGCCCGAGACCCTCAGGACGTCCTCGGGCTGGCCGCCGATGAGGTTCGCGATTTCCTCGGCGTATTTGTCAGGTTGCGCTGCGGGCAAGTCGATTTTGTTCAGGACCGGAATGATCACGAGATCGTTCTCCATGGCCAGGTACAGGTTGGCCAATGTTTGGGCCTCGATCCCCTGGGCCGCGTCCACCAGCAGCAATGCGCCTTCGCATGCTGCCAGGGAGCGAGAAACCTCGTAGGTGAAGTCGACGTGTCCGGGCGTATCGATCATATTGAGCGCGTAGGAGGACCCGTCCAGTTCCCAGGGCATTCGGACGGCCTGGGACTTGATGGTAATTCCGCGTTCACGCTCGATGTCCATTCTGTCCAGGTACTGGGCCTTCATCTGACGAGGCGTGACGACCCCCGTCGCCTGGAGCATACGGTCAGCGAGAGTCGACTTGCCGTGGTCGATGTGGGCGATGATGCAAAAGTTCCGAAGAATGCTCGGATCGGTTGCGGCGGGCCGTGGGGCCTGACTCGCCTGAGGTGCCACGGAAGACTTCCTTTCCTGGGTGTACGCACACGTGTGCCGGTCAATGACCAAGTTTCCCACGTTTTCGCGTGGGGCGCGAAGTTCTCCCCTAAGCTGGTGGACATGAATGTCGATGGGTACACGATCAACCGCATTTTCCGGCTGACAAGGCGTGTCTTTCGCCAGGTTCGAAAAGCGCAGAATACTTCAAGCAGACCACAACCGGGCCGCTCCGCGGGGAACCGCGCGCCGCGCAATGCATCGGGTTACAAGGGAGACTATCGCGGTCGGTTAAAAGCTGACTACGCGCCGAATCCGAATGGTCGGCCAGATCCCGGGGAAATAGTTTGGACTTGGGTTCCGTTCGAAGAAGACTATTCAAAAGGCAAAGACCGTCCGGTCCTTCTGGTAGGCCGCGATGGCGAGGAGCTCTTGGGCTTGATGCTGACCAGCAAAGACCACAACAACGCTCATGAGCACGATGACAGATACGTGGACATCGGTTCCGGACCGTGGGATTCACAGTCACGCCCGTCGGAGATCAAGATCGACCGCATCATTAAGGTGGATCCGAACAACGTGCGACGGGAGGGTGCTTCGCTGGACCGTCAGACGTTTGAGCTGGTGGTCTCCGCGGTGAATTCCCGCCGATAAAACGCTTTCCGGGTTTCCCCATGTACATCGTCCTCGCCTGGAACGGAAGCCAATGCGTGGCCTAGCTCATTACGTGTCCGCCCTGGCCCGAGTCATTCAGCTCTGATAAACTCAACAGTTGTGTGTCCGATGGTCATCGGGCACTGCGGGCCGGATTGCCATAGGTATCCCCACGCCGCTCAGTCAAGATCCGGCTCGTTTGCCCTCACTGACCTATTAGACAAAACAGAAAGTTTTTACGTGGCTAACATCAAGTCTCAGAAGAAGCGCATCCTGACTAACGAGAAGGCGCGCCTACGCAACAACGCTTACAAGTCGGAGTTGCGTACCGCCGTCCGCAAGGTCAATGCTGCTGTTGAAGCCGGCAACAAGGAAGAGGCTCAAGAAGCTCTTCGCTTCGTCGGCAAGAAGTTCGACAAGGCTGTTAGCAAGGGAGTTCTTCACAAGAACAACGCTGCTAACAAGAAGTCGAGTCTCAGCAAGCGTGTCAACGCTCTGTCTTAGTCTGCAGCTAGAGAAGTGAGTCGAAAGGCCCCTCCCCATTCGGAGGGGCCTTTCGTTTTGTCTGACCTGGTGTTTGGCCTACCTGGAGCCCGCGGTGGACAGCGTCAGGACCGCCCGTTCCAAGGCATAAACCGGGTCTTGGGCCTCACCCTTGACCTGGGCATCCGCCGCGGCGAGGCTCCGGATGACTTGGCTCAGTGCTTCCGAGCTGAATCGCCGTGAGTCGCGTTGTGCTTGCTCGATCTGCCATGGAGCCAATCCCAACGATTTGGCCAGGGCATTCGGGTTTTCCCTCCGGCCGTGGACCTGCGCTATGTGGCGGACACGAGCGGCAATGGCTCCAACCAATGGGACCGGATCGACGCCCGAATCCAGCGCCTGTCTCAAGGTCCGAAGGGCGAAACCACTGTTACCGCTGACCGCGGCGTCCGCAACCTTAAAAGCAGTCACCTCCACTCTTCCGCCGTAGTACTTCTCCACGACTTGATCCGTGACCGTAGGAGGCCCGTCCGCGACCAACTGGTGGCAGGCCGCGGCGAGCTCGGAGACATCGCTGCCAGCCGCGGCAATCAGCATACGGGCGGCATCGGGCTCGATGCGACGCTGATCGGCCCGGAAAGTCTGATAAACGAAATCTGTCTTGTCCCGGTCCGTTTTGAGGGGTTTGCACTCGACCATGGGGGCTCGAGACTTCTTCACAGCGTCGATCAGTCTCTTCCCTCGGTTGCCTCCCCCATGGTGGAGAATCACGACTGACTCCGGGTCGGGAGACTCGACGTACGGGATGGCCTCGGCGAGGAACTCGTCGTTCATCTTCTCGAGTTCGCTGACCACGACGACACGGGCGTCTCCGAAGAGCGAAGGACTCGTGGCCATAGCCAGAGAACCGGTCGTGTAGTCCTTCCCGGAAAGCTCGTGGACCTCAACCTCGCCGCGGCCTTCGCGTACCGCCATCACCAGACGCCGCCTGGCCTGGGACGCGAAGTACTCTTCGGGCCCATAGAGCAGGACGACGGGCGCGGGCTCAACATCACGCCAAGTGGGGCCACCCGAGGGTTCACGGGCTGATCTACGTGGGGGCACAGGGTTTCTCCATGAGGCGAACGATGGTGCAATGCGGTCGGTGAAAAGTCACGAGGTTGATTCACAAGCACGCGCGAACCTCCCCCAGATCATCCTCCATACTAGGTCATGTCTCCTTTATTGACGTGGCCAAGTCAGGACCGCGCTGAGGCCGACTGCCGCACGATAGGTGACCGCGAGTTTGTCATAGCGTGTTGCCAACTGCCACGGACCGAAGTGTTCCCTGGGCAGATCGCGCCAGGCAACGCCGGCGCGGTAGCGATAGATCATTCCTTCGACGATCCGGCGATTGTTTTCGAATGGTCGAGCTCTCCTACCGGTATTGGAAGGTAGGAGTGGTTCGATTCGCTCCCACAGCTGATCAGTGAATACTTGATGTCGTTGCTGTGTAGTCACTCATACAGCGTCCCAGTGGTGAACTCGTCATTAAAGGAGACACGCCCTAGTCTCGCGGTATGACTGCCATCGATGATCCTCTGACCTCATTCGCCCACGGCGGAGGGTGGGCCTGCAAGATCCCGCCGGGCGAACTCGAGGAAGCCGTCAAGGGACTCACCGGCCAGGCCGGAGCGGATGTTCTCGTAGGCCTCGACGACGGTGACGACGCCTCTGCCGTCCGCGTCCGCGAAGACCTGGCCGTGCTCTCGACTGCGGACTTCTCCCCCGGTTGTCGACGAGGCCTACGACTGGGGTCGGATCACGGCAGCGAACGCGATCTCGGACATCTACGCCATGGGTGGGACGCCGATCACGTCGATCAACCCGGTCGGCTGGCCGCGTGAGAAACTGCCGATGGAGCTGCTCACCGAGGTGCTGCGCGGCGGACTCGATGTCGCAGCCCTCGCGAACTGTCCCGTCGCCGGCGGGCATTCGATCGACGATCCGGAGCCCAAGTACGGGATGGCCGTGACCGGCATCGCCCATCCAGATGAGCTCATGCGCAATGACGCCGCCGAGGTGGGTCTGCCCTTGACGTTGACCAAACCCATCGGCGTGGGGATCCTCAACAACCGCCACAAGCAGACCGGGGAATACTTCGACGAAGCTGTGGCAACGATGACCGAACTCAACCGCGATGCGGCACAGGCAGCCGTGGCCGCTGGCGTGCGTGCGGTCACCGATGTCACCGGCTTCGGGCTGCTCGGGCATCTGTTCAAGATGTTCCGTGCCTCCGGAGTTGGTGCGGTCATCGATGGGACTGCGGTGCCCCGCCTCGGCGGAGTCGATGAGTCGATCGCTGCCGGCTACGTCTCCGGCGGAACCCGTCGCAATCTCGACTGGGTGCGCCCCAGTCTCACCGCCGAGGACTTAGTCAGCGAAGACGACTTGTTCCTGCTCGCCGATGCCCAGACCCCGGGCGGACTTCTCGTCGTCGGCGAGCTGCCCGGTCACCCGGTCATCGGGGAGATCGTCGTCGGCTCGGGTGTGCACGTGCGGTGACGCCGACATCGACTTCACAACGTTCATCTCGAACAAGAGCAAGCACATCACAGAGCGTATGGTCGCGAGTCGGATTCCCGAGTTCAACCGGAAAAGCGTCGGTGACCCCGGCCCAGCGTTGGGGACGAATCGACAGCCGCGGGATACTGCCGGATTGCGACCCGCAGCGCAATGCAGCACTCCCAAAACGGTCGTGGACTATTGACTGTTCCGGCTTTAGGGTCGAGACATCCTCTTAGGAAGCGAGCCATTGAATGTTGAATTCACTGCGAGATCTCATCGCATCCGGTACGCCGCTCATCGCTCCGTCCATCTATGACGGGATTTCCGCAGCGGCGCTCCGCGATGCCGGCTTCTCTGCCGCATACATCGGAAGTTATGCGACGGGAGCGACGAAATACGCCGTTCCCGATATCGGTTACATCGGAGTCGAAGACATGGCAGACCAAGTACGACGGTTGTCGCCCATCGCAGACGTTCCCCTGATCGTCGACGGGGAGGGCGGTTGGGGCAACCCGCTGCACGTCGCACGTTCCATCAAACTCCTGGAGCAAGCCGGGGCCGCCGCCATTCACATCGAAGACCATGATTTCGGCAAGCACATCGTCGAGAGCCCGCGGATCATTCCGACGGAGCAGGCGGTGGACAAGATCAAAGCGGCTGTGGACGCTCGAGATTCAGAGGACCTGATGATCATCGCGAGAACAGACGCCGCCGGCACCGAAGGCCCGCAAGCAGCATTCGACCGCCTGATGGCGTACCAGGAAGCTGGGGCAGACGGCCTGTTCTATGCGGGAGTCCCCGATTCCGCGATCCAACTTCGCCTCAAGGACGAGAGTCGGGTACCGATCTTCGGCGTCGACTTCCCGGGACAGAGCGCCGCCGAACTTGGGAAACTGACGGATGTGATCCTCTACTACGGCCTCACACACCTCGTCGTGCGCAATGCGCTCAGCCGCGCCTTTTCCGTCCTCTCGGCGGAAGGTTCCGCCGTCAGTCTCGAAGAAGAACTCGGCGGCATTCCCGGAATCATCGGATTCGATGACTTTCTCGGAGTCCCCCAGGCTCGCGAAAAGGCCGAACAGTTCGGGCTCATCGATGAAAAGGACACGAACGAATGACGAACTCCGATACGACCCTGTTTCACGGAGCGCGACTGATCGTCGGCGATGGCTCCGATGCCATCGATGATGCTGGATTGCTCGTCACGAACGGCATCATCGTCGCATCTGGTCGGATCGCTGACATCTCGGCTCCGACAAGCGCGCGCCGCGTCGACCTCACCGGCAGGACAATCATGCCGACGATCATCAATCCGCACATCCACGCCGGATATCTCAAGGGCGCTGCGACAGATGCGGATAACTTCACACGCGAAAATGTGCTCGATCACCTTCGCCGATTCATCTACTACGGCGTAAGCGTCGTGCAATCGCTGGGAACGGATCGTGACGGCGTGGAGATCGCGATCCGCGATGAACAGCGATCGGGCAGGCTCCACGATCCCGAGTTGGCTCTGCTGCTTTCTGCATCGAACGGTATCGCGGCCCCCACCCCCGGTGATGGCAACGGGGGCGCTTTCTTCGCCCCCGATGCGATTCTCGAGGCAGACACCCCTGACCAAGGGCGACAACGCGTACACGAGGTGCTCGCAGATAACCCGGACGCAATCAAGTTCTGGGTCGATGACCGAAACGGCACCAAGAACAAGTTCGGCCCGGATGTCTATGGAGCGATCATCGATGAAGCGCACACAGTCGGCAAGAGGGCAATCGCTCACATCTACGAACTCGACGACGCCAAGGGCGTCATCCGGGCCGGTGCCGATGGCACAGCGCACATGGTTCGCGCTCCCGGCCCGGACGACGAGCTGCTCACTCTTATGCGAGACAACGATGCGTTTGTCTTCACCTCGATGAGCATCCAGAAGATGCTGGTTGACGGCAGCGGATGGCTTGACGATCCGTCCCTGGCCGAGACTGTCGACGAGGCGTCGCGACAGACCATCCGAGCGATGATCGAGAGCGCCGACCCGGAAGTGGTCACATCCATGAAAGATGGCTACCGGATTCTCGAGACCGGCCTGCGCAGATACTCAGATGCCGGGGTGACCGTGCTTCTGTCCGGTGACACCGGCGTCTTAGCGCAATTTCCGGGATTCACAGAGCACCGAGAGCTTGAGGCGATGGTGCATGCCGGGATGCCCGCGGCCGCAGCCATCCAGTCAGCAACGCTGCTTCCCGCACAGATGCTTGGTCTCACCGATCGAGGTTCACTTGACGTCGGCAATCGGGCCGATTTCCTCGTGCTCAACGCAGACCCGCTCAAAGATATTTCGAACACTCGCAATATCGCAGCCGTCTACATCGACGGTTCACGCGTCGATCGCGACAATCTCAGACACACAATCGCAAAGAGAGATCATGCCTAAACCAGTACTTGTCATCATCGGGTCGGGCGGAATGGGCGCTGCGATCGCGCGTCGGGTCGGAGCCGGTCGCACACTCGTGCTCGCTGACTTCGATGAAACACGTCTCGAGGCTTTCGCCGCGTCGATGCGAGACGACGGGTATGCCGCCGTCGAACAGAAGGTCGACGTCAGCGATCGAGCGTCAGTCGCTGCGCTTGCCGATACCGCTGCAAGCCTGGGCCCGGTCATCGCAGTCGCACATACCGCTGGTGTGTCTCCGCAGCAGGCCCCGGTCACAGCCATCCTGCACGTGGATCTGCTGGGCACTGCGATCGTACTCGAGGAATTCCAACATGTCATTGCAGAAGGGGGTGCCGGCGTTGTGATCTCCAGCATGGGAGGACACATGGGAAGTAGTCCTCAAGACCTCGAGCAGGCCTTGGCGACTACGCCGACGGATGAGCTGCTTGAGCTTCCCTTCCTCTCTGCCGAGAATCTCACTGATGCCGGAGCGGCATATTCGCTCGCCAAACGAGCGAACCGGCTGCGCGTCACGGCCGCCGCACCATCGTGGGGCGATCGAGGGGCACGGATCAATTCGATCAGCCCCGGGATCATCTCCACACCGATGGGTCAGTTGGAGCTTTCGGGAGCCGACGGGGGCGGGATGCGTGCCATGCTCGACGCTTCTGCAACCAAACGCCTCGGCACACCAGAGGACATCGCGAACGCGGCGGACTTCCTCCTCGATCCGCGTTCCAGCTTCATCACCGGTACCGACCTTCTCGTCGACGGTGGTGTCATCGCCGCACTGAGGTCCGGTCGACTCTCCATTCCTGGAGTGTAGGCGGAAGGCTCTTCGTGAAACTGAACTGCTCCCCAGCAGTTGGTCGGATCAAACAGACACCAACTTACGGGGAGCAGTTCTACGCGTTCTCCATCGCTTCCGCAGCCACCGACGTTTCGGTCAGAACAGTGCCACGGGGTTAGTTGCGCTCGATGTGACTCCGACCATGCGCCAAGGCAGCATGGCGAAGAAGAATTCCGAACGGCCCAGATCGGCGCATTTGGCTGCGAGTTCGGTGAGTTCCATATTGTCGATGAGCCACAGTCCGAGCGCAACGAGACCGATTTCGTGTATCGGGCGGATAAGGTCCAGGGTGTCGAAGCCCGAAGGTTGCACGTCCTGAATCCCATCGCTTCCGATAGCCGCGATGTCACGTTCACGCAGGTAGGGCAGACATGCTGCGCTCAGACCGGCTTGGAGCTGCAAATAGGGGTTGTCTGGCCCGAAGGCGGGGCCTTCGGCCAACACCCGAGCAACGTGGCCTGTGTGCACGATGAGCACGTCTCCCGAACCGACGGTGACGCCCTGACGTTCTTCGGCGGCAAGGAGCTCCTCCGGGGTGACGGCGTGTCCGGCCTCCAGCCACGGCACTTTGTGGAGTCCTGCGATGTCAAGGAGCACGCCACGAGCGACGATGCCGTCGCTGGCATGATGGACTGAGAGCTTTCCGGCTCCCCCGATCGAGGTGGTGTTCGCTGCGACGTCGAACCCGTTGTAGTTCTTCCCGTCCCAGGAATAGTGAGCCAAACCGTCCAGGTGGGTGTTTGAGCCGTGAGCGGCGATGCCGACGTATTCCGTCACGCCGTCGAAGCGAACGCTGTCGCCCAGATGGTGGCTCGCTTCGCCGATCTGCATGAACCGCTGCGTCGATGTCAGTCCCGTCTTCAGCGGGTCAGGGTCAGCCGCATCGATATTGCGTGAGAGTGAAATGATCTCGCCGGATTCGATCAGCGAAGCTGCCCGTCTGCGGGTCTCCGGAGTAATCAGGTTGAGGGTTCCCAGACGGTCATCGTCTCCCCACCGTCCCCAGTTGGAGAGAGTGTCGAAGTAACCGATCGCCTCATCGGCGGTAGGTAGTGTCATCAGATCTGTTCCTTTCCCATCAGCGTTGACCGAAACGGGATCTCGTCGGAAGCGCAGTCATCATCGGGTTTCGAGTCTACGAGTCGCGATCAACAGCAGTCCATGACCGAGTTGGGTACCGATGGTTGCAAGCCAGGACATAATAGAGGTATGGAGCTTCGACATCTGCATCATTTTCTGGCCGTTGCTGACGAGCTGAATTTCTCCAGAGCAGCGGCGCGGGTCAATATCTCCGCCTCCCCGTTGAGCAGGAGCATTCAGCAACTGGAGCGCGAGGTAGGAGGTCCGCTCTTCATCCGGGGAACTCGTAAGGTTGAAATCACACCTCTCGGACGCGCGTTGCAGCCCCGAGCGCTCAAGGTTGTCGAGGAAATGGACGCGCTGACTCGCGACATGAGACGACAGGCGGTTGACCTGGTGGAACTGTCCATCGGGATGACATCGGTGAGAGCAGAATTGGCGAGAGCGATCATCGACGACGTCGTCCTGCAGACTGAGCCCAACGCGGCCGTTCGCCTGGAGCTGTTTGACTCGTTCGCGCAGATGGACCTGATTGTCGATGGCAGCCTCTCGCTAGGCTTGGTGAATCGGCGTCGAAGCGATCACCGGCTTCACTACTTACCCATCATGATCGAGACTCCGGCATTCGCCTTACCAGACACACCACACAACTCAGCCCTGACCGAAGTACTGCCCGAGGACATTGTGGGTCTGCGACTGCTTCTCCAGCCCGGGTTCGGCCCAATAGAATCACCGCTGGTCCCCTATGTGGAAGCAGCGGGCGAGGTTGTTCAGGTCAACGCCGCAGTCGTCGGGGGGCTGGCAGCCGTGATCGCCGAAGGCGACGCGTGTTGTCTCACTATCGCGAACGAGGACGCTCCCTGGCACAGACATGTCATTGGTGACGGCGTCGTCATCCGACCGATGCCACCCGAGTTACAGGCCACCACCTACCTTTGCTGGAGAGCCGACCGCGATAATGACGATGATCTGGGTGCAATACTCCGTCTCTTACATGAGCGCTTTCCGCAACCACTTCAACCGTGACGAAGCGAGGCGTATTCGGACCTGAAATGCAACAACAAGAGTCCCGAATAGTCGTGGACTCTCCACCCGGGAGTTCGTAGCGTGAATGACCTACCGTCAAACACGAAAGGGATCTGCCATGAGAATTGCGCCCCGAAACATCCGCACAAAGCTCGAAGCCGGCCAGCGAGCCTTCGGCTCCACGATTCAGTTCCCTTACCCCGAGATCGTCGAGGTCGTGGGTTATACCGGCTTCGACTATGCCTGGCTCGATGCAGAGCACGGCACGATGGACCTGTCACAGATCGCGGAGCTCATCCGTGCCGCCGATGCATCCAGAGTCGACAGCATCGTTCGAGTTCCAGACCACGACACTGCATTCATCGGCCGAGTCCTCGATGCCGGAGCCACCGGCATCATG
This region includes:
- a CDS encoding type II toxin-antitoxin system PemK/MazF family toxin gives rise to the protein MPVNDQVSHVFAWGAKFSPKLVDMNVDGYTINRIFRLTRRVFRQVRKAQNTSSRPQPGRSAGNRAPRNASGYKGDYRGRLKADYAPNPNGRPDPGEIVWTWVPFEEDYSKGKDRPVLLVGRDGEELLGLMLTSKDHNNAHEHDDRYVDIGSGPWDSQSRPSEIKIDRIIKVDPNNVRREGASLDRQTFELVVSAVNSRR
- a CDS encoding cyclase family protein, which encodes MTLPTADEAIGYFDTLSNWGRWGDDDRLGTLNLITPETRRRAASLIESGEIISLSRNIDAADPDPLKTGLTSTQRFMQIGEASHHLGDSVRFDGVTEYVGIAAHGSNTHLDGLAHYSWDGKNYNGFDVAANTTSIGGAGKLSVHHASDGIVARGVLLDIAGLHKVPWLEAGHAVTPEELLAAEERQGVTVGSGDVLIVHTGHVARVLAEGPAFGPDNPYLQLQAGLSAACLPYLRERDIAAIGSDGIQDVQPSGFDTLDLIRPIHEIGLVALGLWLIDNMELTELAAKCADLGRSEFFFAMLPWRMVGVTSSATNPVALF
- a CDS encoding amidohydrolase family protein, with product MTNSDTTLFHGARLIVGDGSDAIDDAGLLVTNGIIVASGRIADISAPTSARRVDLTGRTIMPTIINPHIHAGYLKGAATDADNFTRENVLDHLRRFIYYGVSVVQSLGTDRDGVEIAIRDEQRSGRLHDPELALLLSASNGIAAPTPGDGNGGAFFAPDAILEADTPDQGRQRVHEVLADNPDAIKFWVDDRNGTKNKFGPDVYGAIIDEAHTVGKRAIAHIYELDDAKGVIRAGADGTAHMVRAPGPDDELLTLMRDNDAFVFTSMSIQKMLVDGSGWLDDPSLAETVDEASRQTIRAMIESADPEVVTSMKDGYRILETGLRRYSDAGVTVLLSGDTGVLAQFPGFTEHRELEAMVHAGMPAAAAIQSATLLPAQMLGLTDRGSLDVGNRADFLVLNADPLKDISNTRNIAAVYIDGSRVDRDNLRHTIAKRDHA
- the rpsT gene encoding 30S ribosomal protein S20 — encoded protein: MANIKSQKKRILTNEKARLRNNAYKSELRTAVRKVNAAVEAGNKEEAQEALRFVGKKFDKAVSKGVLHKNNAANKKSSLSKRVNALS
- a CDS encoding SDR family oxidoreductase → MPKPVLVIIGSGGMGAAIARRVGAGRTLVLADFDETRLEAFAASMRDDGYAAVEQKVDVSDRASVAALADTAASLGPVIAVAHTAGVSPQQAPVTAILHVDLLGTAIVLEEFQHVIAEGGAGVVISSMGGHMGSSPQDLEQALATTPTDELLELPFLSAENLTDAGAAYSLAKRANRLRVTAAAPSWGDRGARINSISPGIISTPMGQLELSGADGGGMRAMLDASATKRLGTPEDIANAADFLLDPRSSFITGTDLLVDGGVIAALRSGRLSIPGV
- a CDS encoding LysR family transcriptional regulator; amino-acid sequence: MELRHLHHFLAVADELNFSRAAARVNISASPLSRSIQQLEREVGGPLFIRGTRKVEITPLGRALQPRALKVVEEMDALTRDMRRQAVDLVELSIGMTSVRAELARAIIDDVVLQTEPNAAVRLELFDSFAQMDLIVDGSLSLGLVNRRRSDHRLHYLPIMIETPAFALPDTPHNSALTEVLPEDIVGLRLLLQPGFGPIESPLVPYVEAAGEVVQVNAAVVGGLAAVIAEGDACCLTIANEDAPWHRHVIGDGVVIRPMPPELQATTYLCWRADRDNDDDLGAILRLLHERFPQPLQP
- a CDS encoding oxaloacetate decarboxylase; its protein translation is MLNSLRDLIASGTPLIAPSIYDGISAAALRDAGFSAAYIGSYATGATKYAVPDIGYIGVEDMADQVRRLSPIADVPLIVDGEGGWGNPLHVARSIKLLEQAGAAAIHIEDHDFGKHIVESPRIIPTEQAVDKIKAAVDARDSEDLMIIARTDAAGTEGPQAAFDRLMAYQEAGADGLFYAGVPDSAIQLRLKDESRVPIFGVDFPGQSAAELGKLTDVILYYGLTHLVVRNALSRAFSVLSAEGSAVSLEEELGGIPGIIGFDDFLGVPQAREKAEQFGLIDEKDTNE
- the holA gene encoding DNA polymerase III subunit delta, giving the protein MPPRRSAREPSGGPTWRDVEPAPVVLLYGPEEYFASQARRRLVMAVREGRGEVEVHELSGKDYTTGSLAMATSPSLFGDARVVVVSELEKMNDEFLAEAIPYVESPDPESVVILHHGGGNRGKRLIDAVKKSRAPMVECKPLKTDRDKTDFVYQTFRADQRRIEPDAARMLIAAAGSDVSELAAACHQLVADGPPTVTDQVVEKYYGGRVEVTAFKVADAAVSGNSGFALRTLRQALDSGVDPVPLVGAIAARVRHIAQVHGRRENPNALAKSLGLAPWQIEQAQRDSRRFSSEALSQVIRSLAAADAQVKGEAQDPVYALERAVLTLSTAGSR
- the lepA gene encoding translation elongation factor 4 encodes the protein MAPQASQAPRPAATDPSILRNFCIIAHIDHGKSTLADRMLQATGVVTPRQMKAQYLDRMDIERERGITIKSQAVRMPWELDGSSYALNMIDTPGHVDFTYEVSRSLAACEGALLLVDAAQGIEAQTLANLYLAMENDLVIIPVLNKIDLPAAQPDKYAEEIANLIGGQPEDVLRVSGKTGEGVEELLDRIVREIPAPQGDPDAPARAMIFDSVYDSYRGVVTYVRVVDGKLAPRQRIAMMSTGAEHELLEIGVISPEPKPTEGLGVGEVGYLITGVKDVRQSRVGDTVTDGRKPAQESLGGYEDPKPMVFSGLFPIDGSDYPVLRDALDKLKLNDAALVYEPETSAALGFGFRCGFLGLLHLEIIRERLEREFNLDLISTAPNVIYDVVAEDGSYLRVTSPSEFPEGKLETIAEPMVAITIISPSEFVGAIMELCQSRRGQIGGMDYLSQERVELRYRLPLAEIVFDFFDHLKSRTRGYASLDWKLDGQQESDLVKVDILLQGERVDAFSAITHRDKAYSYGVSMASKLKELIPRQQFEVPIQAAIGSRIIARENIRAIRKDVLSKCYGGDISRKRKLLEKQKEGKKRMKTIGRVEVPQEAFVAALSSSDEAKDKPKK